Within the Achromobacter spanius genome, the region CGCGCGGTCGGCTGGCTTGCCCAGCACGGCGCCATTCAGAATGACGGTGGTGTCCGCGGCCAGCAGGGGCAGATCAGGCAGATTGTGGGTGCGCATCCAGTCGCGGCCTCGCAGCGCCTTGTCGCGGGCAGTGCGTTGCACGTAGTCCGCGGCGCTTTCGCCTTCGTGTTGGGGCTCGTCTTCGCCGGGAGGCGCCGGCACCAGCAGGACCGTGTGCGCAAGGCCGATCTGGGTCAACAGTTCACGCCGCCGTGGGCTGGCCGAGGCCAGGTAGAGGCGAGCGGGCGAGGTGTCAGGGGCGGCAGTGTGGGGCATGCGGAATCTTGTGGGGCGCCGCCCTGGCAGCGGTCAGGCGCGGTGGTAGGGGTGATTGGTCATGATGGCCCATGCGCGATAGAGCTGTTCGGCCAGCACCACGCGGACCATGGGATGCGGCAAGGTCAGCGACGACAAGCGCAGTTGGCCGCTGCACGAGGCCTTCAAATCGGCGTCCAGGCCATCTGGGCCGCCAACCAGAAAAGCGACGTCTTGGCCGCCCGCGCGCCATTGTTCCAGCTTTTGCGACAAGGCCATGGTGGTCAGGTCGCGGCCGCGTTCGTCCAGCGCCAGCCGCAGCGCGCCAGCGGGTAATGCGGCTTCAATGCGTTTGGCTTCCGCCGCCATCATCTGGGCGGGCGTCTTGCCGGTGGTGCGCGGTTCGGGCTTGATCTCGCGCAGTTCCAGCGCGCAATCGGCGGGCAGGCGTTTGGCGTAGTCGGCCCAGGCAGTCTCTACCCAGTCCGGCATTCGCGTACCCACCGCCGCAACAATCAGCTTCACGGCAGGAACTCAGGCTTCGGCGTTGTCGTAGCCGTTGTCGGCGGGGATCGGTGCCACTCGGGTCGATTCCGGCAGCAGCTTCACGCGCACCGGTTTGCCGCCCCAGATTTCTTCCAGGTTGTAGTACTGGCGGATGGCGGGCTGCATGATGTGCACGACGACGTCACCCAGGTCGACGACGACCCATTCACCGGTGTCCTCGCCTTCGATGGTGATGCCGGTCAGTTCCAGTGCGCGGCCGCGGTCGGCCACGCTGGAGGCAAGGGCTCGGGTTTGGCGGTTGGAGGTGGCGCTGGCAATCACGACGCGATCGAACAAGCTTGTCAGATGCGTGGTGTTGTAGACCTTGATGTCTTGCGCCTTGACGTCTTCGAGGGCATCGATGACGGCGCGTTGGAGTTTCGTTATATCCATAGCTGCAAATATAACCCGCGGACGGACGGCGGATGCCGGCTCCGTGGCGCTTTCTGCGCCGGGCGGGTGTGGGTTTATCGGTAAAGTTGGTGCGCCGCAATATAGGCGGCGACGGCCGGGGCCAATAGGCCGTCAGTGGATTCGCCCGCGGCCAGCCGCCGACGGATGTCGGAAGCGGATACCGCCATGGGCGCAAAGGGCAATTCTTCCAGGCTGTGACCTTGCGCTTGCAGCCACGCGGTCAGTTCCGGGGGCGGCGTAAGCGGGGTGCCGGGGCGGGTAGCCACGGCCAGATCCACCAGACTGGCGATGTCGCGCCAATTACGCCAGGTGCAAAAATTGGCGAGTTGGTCGGCACCCAGCAGCCAGACATAGCGCGCGCCCTGGGGCAGGCCGCGCAGCGTGTCGATGGTGTAGGTGGGGCCGTCGCGTTCGATTTCGACGGGGTTGACGAGCAGCCCGTCGTGCCCGGCGATGGCCAGCTCCAGCATGTCACGGCGTTGTTCGCCCGTGGCGTGCAAGGCTGCTCGCTGCCAGGGATTGCCGGCGGGAATCAGTTCCACGGAGGTTAGATTCAGCGTGTCCAACGCGCTTTTTGCCAGCGTGACGTGGGCGACGTGGACGGGGTCAAAGCTGCCGCCCAGGAGACCGATGCGCTTCAAACCCAATCCCGCGGCGTCAGGTAGGCGGCAAGCTCGGCTTCCGGCGTGCCTGCTTCGGGCTGCCAGTCGTAGCGCCATTGCGCCAAGGGTGGCATGGACAGCAGGATGGATTCGGTGCGGCCACCGGATTGCAGGCCGAACAGCGTGCCGCGGTCGAACACCAGATTGAATTCAACGTAGCGGCCTCGGCGGTAAGCCTGGAAGTCGCGTTCGCGTTCGGTGTAAGCCGTGTCGCGGCGACGTTCGACGATGGGCAGATAGCTGTCCAGGAATGCGTCGCCCACGGACCGGGTCAGGGCAAACGAGGACTCAAAGCCAGGCGCGTTCAGGTCGTCAAAGAAGACGCCGCCGATGCCGCGCGTTTCGTTGCGGTGCTTCAGGAAGAAGTACTCGTCGCACCAGCGCTTGTAGCGCGGGTAGTACTCAGGGCCGTGGCTGGCCAGCGCGTCGCGGCAGACCGTATGGAAATGCCGGGCGTCGTCTTCGAAAGGGTAATAGGGCGTCAGGTCTATGCCGCCACCGAACCAGAAGACGTCGGCTTCGTCATGCCCGGGGCGGGCCGTCGCCACGAACATGCGCACATTCATGTGCGTGGTGGGCACGTAGGGGTTGCGCGGGTGCAGCACCATGGAAACGCCCATGGCCTCCCACGCACGACCGGCAAGCTCGGGCCGGTGGGCGCTGGCCGACGGGGGCAGCTTCGTGCCCTTGACGTGGCTGAACAGTACGCCCGCGCGCTCGAACAGCTTGCCGCCTTCCAGCAGCCGCGACAGCCCGCCGCCGCCTTCCGGACGTACCCATTCATCGGCACGGAAAGGGCCGCCTTCCGCCGCTTCCAGTGCTAGGACAATACGCGCCTGCAAGCCGGTGAGGTAATCGCGGACAGAGGCAACGGGCAAGGCGTTCATCAGCGCTTTCCGGCGTTACGCGTTGGACTTGGGTTTTTGTTGCGACGGCTTGAGCGCACGCCAGCCGATGTCGCCGCGGTACTGACGGCCATCGAAATGGATGCCGTCGATGGCTTCGTACACGCGGTCGCGAGCCATCTTGACCGAGTCGCCCAAGGCCGTGACGCACAGCACGCGGCCACCGGTGGTCTTGGTGTTTTCGCCATCGAGTTCGGTGGCGGCATGGAACACCATGCAGTCTTCGGCGTCGGCGGGCAGGCCGCGGATGACGTCGCCGGTGCGCGGCGTGTTGGGGTAATTGTGCGAGGCCAGTACCACGCCCAGGGCGGTGCGGCGGTCCCAGACGATGTCGGCCTGGTTCAGCGTGCCGTCCACGGCGT harbors:
- the hemF gene encoding oxygen-dependent coproporphyrinogen oxidase, with amino-acid sequence MNALPVASVRDYLTGLQARIVLALEAAEGGPFRADEWVRPEGGGGLSRLLEGGKLFERAGVLFSHVKGTKLPPSASAHRPELAGRAWEAMGVSMVLHPRNPYVPTTHMNVRMFVATARPGHDEADVFWFGGGIDLTPYYPFEDDARHFHTVCRDALASHGPEYYPRYKRWCDEYFFLKHRNETRGIGGVFFDDLNAPGFESSFALTRSVGDAFLDSYLPIVERRRDTAYTERERDFQAYRRGRYVEFNLVFDRGTLFGLQSGGRTESILLSMPPLAQWRYDWQPEAGTPEAELAAYLTPRDWV
- the nadD gene encoding nicotinate (nicotinamide) nucleotide adenylyltransferase, with the protein product MKRIGLLGGSFDPVHVAHVTLAKSALDTLNLTSVELIPAGNPWQRAALHATGEQRRDMLELAIAGHDGLLVNPVEIERDGPTYTIDTLRGLPQGARYVWLLGADQLANFCTWRNWRDIASLVDLAVATRPGTPLTPPPELTAWLQAQGHSLEELPFAPMAVSASDIRRRLAAGESTDGLLAPAVAAYIAAHQLYR
- a CDS encoding Maf family protein, with protein sequence MPHTAAPDTSPARLYLASASPRRRELLTQIGLAHTVLLVPAPPGEDEPQHEGESAADYVQRTARDKALRGRDWMRTHNLPDLPLLAADTTVILNGAVLGKPADRADAMRILRALSGQAHEVRTAVAVCTGEQLLEAVSVTDVHMRDLSDDEIGRYCDSGEPFGKAGAYGIQGLAGTFISRIAGSYTGVMGLPLFETSNLLRAAGIQIP
- the rsfS gene encoding ribosome silencing factor encodes the protein MDITKLQRAVIDALEDVKAQDIKVYNTTHLTSLFDRVVIASATSNRQTRALASSVADRGRALELTGITIEGEDTGEWVVVDLGDVVVHIMQPAIRQYYNLEEIWGGKPVRVKLLPESTRVAPIPADNGYDNAEA
- the rlmH gene encoding 23S rRNA (pseudouridine(1915)-N(3))-methyltransferase RlmH; amino-acid sequence: MKLIVAAVGTRMPDWVETAWADYAKRLPADCALELREIKPEPRTTGKTPAQMMAAEAKRIEAALPAGALRLALDERGRDLTTMALSQKLEQWRAGGQDVAFLVGGPDGLDADLKASCSGQLRLSSLTLPHPMVRVVLAEQLYRAWAIMTNHPYHRA